One window of Cucurbita pepo subsp. pepo cultivar mu-cu-16 chromosome LG19, ASM280686v2, whole genome shotgun sequence genomic DNA carries:
- the LOC111781478 gene encoding protein RMD5 homolog — protein MELDSIKDAFDRVTKKQKLSSSKSHEVVDQIHLELEQVLQKIQLADNPECPVDLKSVFSELKTKLKDIAPLTQLESTQKELNTALTKYPKLVEKSFNPDISKAYRNVDFDRHTVNQIIASHFYRQGMFELGDCFISEAGESESAASMRSPFQEMYQILEAMKSRNLDPALNWALNNSNKLNECGSDLLLKLHSMQFMEILQNGDRHDALKYARTYLAPLASNHLAELQKLMACLLWTGRLDCSPYSQSQLLSVTNWEKVAEELIRQFCNFLGQSYESPLGVTVAAGVQGLPPLLKFMNVMAGKKQEWQSMKQLPVPVELGREFQFHSIFVCPVSKEQSTEENPPMLMLCGHVLCKQSIMKMSKNSTKSFKCPYCPTDIDATRCRQLYF, from the coding sequence ATGGAGTTGGACAGCATTAAAGATGCATTTGATCGTGTGACGAAGAAGCAGAAATTATCTTCTTCCAAAAGTCATGAAGTAGTTGATCAAATTCATCTGGAACTGGAGCAGGTGCTACAAAAAATACAGTTGGCTGATAATCCTGAATGTCCAGTTGATCTGAAGTCGGTTTTTTCTGAActcaaaactaaattaaaagatattgcCCCACTCACTCAGCTTGAAAGCACGCAGAAGGAGTTGAATACCGCTCTGACCAAGTATCCAAAGCTTGTTGAGAAATCTTTCAATCCAGATATATCGAAAGCTTATAGAAATGTTGATTTTGATAGGCATACTGTTAACCAGATTATTGCTAGTCATTTCTATCGTCAGGGTATGTTTGAACTTGGTGACTGCTTTATTAGTGAGGCTGGCGAATCAGAATCTGCTGCCTCGATGAGATCTCCATTTCAGGAAATGTATCAGATCCTTGAAGCCATGAAGTCCCGGAATCTAGACCCAGCTCTGAACTGGGCACTGAATAACTCAAATAAACTTAATGAATGTGGTTCAGATCTTTTGCTCAAACTTCATAGCATGCAGTTCATGGAGATTCTACAGAATGGAGATAGACATGACGCTTTGAAGTATGCTAGGACGTACCTGGCCCCTCTTGCATCAAACCACCTGGCTGAACTTCAGAAGCTTATGGCTTGCCTCTTGTGGACTGGAAGGCTTGATTGCTCCCCATATTCCCAATCACAATTATTGTCAGTAACCAATTGGGAAAAAGTTGCTGAGGAGCTTATAAGACAGTTCTGCAATTTTCTTGGTCAGTCCTACGAGAGCCCATTGGGCGTAACAGTTGCAGCAGGGGTCCAGGGCTTGCCTCCCCtcttgaaatttatgaatGTCATGGCTGGGAAGAAACAGGAATGGCAATCTATGAAGCAGTTGCCTGTGCCGGTGGAGTTGGGCAGAGAATTTCAGTTCCATTCCATCTTTGTTTGTCCGGTGTCAAAGGAACAGTCAACTGAAGAAAATCCACCAATGTTGATGCTGTGTGGACATGTCCTCTGTAAGCAGTCTATCATGAAGATGTCTAAAAACAGCACAAAATCGTTTAAGTGCCCGTATTGTCCAACAGACATCGATGCTACACGGTGTAGGCAATTGTACTTTTGA
- the LOC111781807 gene encoding uncharacterized protein LOC111781807, with translation MTGWRRAFCTSIPKHTDTNEAQTPRITTSKFGFFSNPSTPRSQPEPPGLGLRCRTSVATDSADSSTPNLNQKKSSGSRFFQFSNPSSPKSPSSFSFVKAGLRLSKSRCGICLQSVKRGQGTAIFTSECSHSFHFPCISAHIKKHRTVACPVCSSLWNDAPLLDNQNPRNQSIHTEKTRGVQPIKVGEMKSKPLKVYNDDEPLMSPTSVGRFNPIPESDENEDDEEQDSAVEFQGFFAKSALLASPRLRNIVKNVEVSLLPEAAVVAAGRSYETYAVVLKVKAPARSVTTSSSPTNRNLRPPIDLVTVLDVSASANSVKLQMVKRTMRLILSSLSCSDRLSIVAFSSSSKRLLSLRRMTSSGRLSARRIVDLLCEVGQGACVNDAIKKAAKVLEDRRERNPAASIILVSDGQDDLVGASYSGNSKRSAPVVCSTRFSHLEIPVHAISFGDGPAPPEDALAKCVSGLLSVVVQDLRLQLGFVSGSSPAEIAAVYSLSTRPTALEPGSIRIGDLASEEVREMLVELKVPVSSLGSCPLLSVRSTFRDTSSQSQGLICSKQVIPVPRPRAVRSSGSNIERLRNLHVTIRAVAESQRLMEHHDFSSAQHLLSSARALLMKQSGSTSASEYLKGLDAESAALSRRKQVHMQSQRQNQNIMGGRDGSRVDEKYEPLTPTSAWRAAERLAKVAIMRKSMNRVSDLHGFEDARF, from the exons ATGACGGGTTGGAGAAGAGCGTTTTGCACTTCCATTCCTAAGCATACGGACACCAATGAAGCCCAAACCCCACGAATCACCACCTCtaaatttgggtttttctCTAACCCATCAACGCCTCGCTCGCAGCCGGAGCCGCCGGGCCTCGGTCTCCGCTGCAGAACCTCTGTTGCTACTGATTCTGCAGATTCATCCACGCCCAATCTTAACCAGAAGAAAAGCAGTGGCTCCAGATTCTTTCAGTTTTCGAACCCTTCTTCGCCCAAATCCCCTTCTAGTTTCTCCTTCGTTAAAGCTGGATTACGGCTGTCTAAG AGTAGGTGTGGAATCTGCTTGCAAAGCGTGAAAAGAGGACAAGGAACCGCCATTTTCACGTCGGAATGCTCCCACTCCTTTCACTTTCCTTGCATCTCTGCGCACATCAAGAAGCATCGGACTGTGGCTTGTCCTGTTTGTAGCTCTCTATGGAACGATGCTCCGTTGCTTGATAATCAGAACCCTCGGAATCAATCAATCCACACGGAGAAGACGAGAGGAGTCCAACCGATCAAAGTCGGAGAGATGAAATCGAAGCCGCTGAAAGTTTACAACGATGACGAGCCTTTGATGTCCCCAACTTCCGTTGGTCGATTCAATCCAATACCGGAATCGGACGAAAACGAAGACGATGAAGAGCAGGATAGCGCAGTTGAGTTTCAAGGTTTCTTTGCTAAATCTGCACTATTAGCGTCTCCGAGATTACGTAACATTGTGAAAAATGTAGAAGTGAGTTTATTGCCTGAGGCGGCGGTGGTCGCAGCCGGTCGGAGCTATGAGACCTATGCGGTGGTATTGAAGGTGAAGGCGCCGGCAAGATCCGTAACGACGTCGTCTTCGCCGACCAATCGGAACCTTCGTCCGCCGATTGACTTGGTAACCGTTTTAGATGTTAGTGCGAGCGCGAACAGCGTCAAACTCCAGATGGTTAAACGCACCATGCGGTTGATTCTTTCTTCGCTAAGTTGCTCGGATCGCCTCTCGATTGTGGCGTTCTCTTCCAGTTCCAAACGGTTGTTGTCTCTACGGAGAATGACATCCAGTGGCCGCCTATCGGCGCGTCGAATCGTCGATTTGCTCTGCGAAGTTGGCCAAGGAGCGTGTGTTAACGACGCAATCAAGAAGGCAGCGAAAGTTCTCGAAGATAGGCGTGAGAGGAATCCCGCCGCCAGTATCATCCTTGTTTCTGACGGACAAGATGACCTTGTCGGAGCTTCTTACTCCGGCAATAGCAAACGATCGGCTCCGGTCGTGTGCTCCACGCGCTTCTCGCACCTTGAGATTCCCGTTCACGCCATTTCCTTCGGCGATGGCCCCGCGCCGCCGGAAGACGCGTTGGCAAAATGTGTTAGCGGCTTGTTGAGCGTGGTGGTACAAGATCTCAGACTCCAACTCGGGTTCGTATCCGGTTCATCTCCGGCCGAGATTGCAGCGGTCTATTCCCTCTCCACTCGCCCGACAGCTCTCGAACCCGGTTCAATCCGGATCGGGGATCTCGCTTCTGAAGAAGTCCGAGAAATGCTAGTGGAATTGAAAGTGCCAGTTTCGTCGCTAGGGTCTTGCCCCTTATTGTCCGTACGATCCACGTTCAGGGACACGTCATCACAATCTCAAGGCCTTATTTGTTCTAAACAAGTAATCCCAGTACCCAGGCCGCGGGCCGTCCGATCATCCGGCTCCAACATCGAACGGTTGAGGAATCTCCACGTCACGATCCGAGCTGTAGCGGAATCGCAGCGGTTGATGGAACACCATGATTTCTCGTCAGCTCAACACTTGCTGTCATCGGCTCGAGCCTTGCTTATGAAACAATCCGGCTCCACATCAGCTAGCGAATACTTAAAAGGCTTGGACGCCGAGTCAGCCGCGCTGAGCCGCCGAAAACAGGTACATATGCAAAGCCAAAGGCAGAACCAGAACATCATGGGAGGACGAGATGGAAGCCGAGTAGACGAAAAGTATGAGCCACTTACGCCGACATCGGCTTGGCGTGCCGCCGAAAGACTAGCTAAAGTAGCGATTATGAGGAAGTCGATGAACAGAGTCAGCGATTTGCACGGCTTCGAAGATGCCagattttaa
- the LOC111782247 gene encoding auxin-responsive protein IAA9-like isoform X2 encodes MSLPLLNSEEEVHGNVPVVAASPSMDCLSQNGAKFRERNYLRLSPCSSVDSSAMSNLSEENKRNLNLKATELRLGLPGSMSPEREQEFSLMSAGEPDEKTLLQLLPSKDGYSGVSQKNIVSGNKRGFSDTMEGYSEVKGPLYTERNWMFHAASSDPESSYPVSQGKFHANSGLNAMLSSRPSGPQPNATKEFPLKGLQEWPCETKGTGHVHKGASNDHNNAPASRAQVVGWPPIKSFRKNSLVANSKNNDEVDGKPGSGALFVKVSMEGAPYLRKVDLRTYSTYQELSSALEKMFSCFTIGQCGSHGAPGRDILSESKLRDHLHGSEYVLTYEDRDGDWMLVGEIPWEMFIDSCKRLKIMKGSDAIGLAPRAMEKTKNRI; translated from the exons ATGTCACTCCCACTGCTCAATTCTGAAGAGGAGGTTCATGGCAATGTCCCTGTAGTGGCTGCTTCACCTTCTATGGACTGTCTTTCCCAAAATGGTGCCAAGTTTAGAGAGCGCAACTACCTCCGGCTATCGCCCTGTTCTTCAGTGGACAGCTCTGCCATGTCAAACTTGTCCgaggagaacaaaagaaaTCTCAATTTAAAAGCTACAGAATTGAGACTTGGTCTACCTGGATCTATGTCACCTGAAAGAGAACAGGAATTTAGCTTGATGAGCGCTGGAGAACCTGATGAGAAAACTCTACTTCAATTGCTCCCTTCAAAGGATGGGTATAGTGGGGTTTCACAGAAAAATATTGTTTCTGGCAACAAAAGAGGTTTCTCTGATACCATGGAAGGGTACTCAGAGGTGAAAGGTCCCCTTTACACAGAAAGAAATTGGATGTTTCATGCAGCCAGTTCCGATCCTGAGTCTTCATATCCTGTGAGCCAAGGGAAATTTCATGCTAATTCAGGGCTAAATGCAATGCTATCGTCAAGGCCTTCTGGACCTCAGCCAAATGCAACCAAAGAATTTCCCTTAAAGGGATTACAGGAATGGCCTTGTGAAACTAAAGGAACTGGCCATGTCCATAAAGGTGCTTCAAATGACCACAATAACGCCCCAGCTTCAAG GGCGCAGGTTGTTGGTTGGCCACCTATTAAATCATTCCGCAAGAATTCATTGGTCGCTAACTCTAAAAACAATGATGAGGTTGATGGAAAACCAGGTTCAGGTGCCCTTTTTGTCAAGGTGAGCATGGAGGGTGCTCCATATTTGAGGAAGGTTGATCTGAGAACATACTCCACGTATCAGGAATTATCTTCTGCTCTTGAGAAGATGTTTAGCTGTTTTACTATAG GTCAGTGTGGATCCCATGGAGCTCCAGGGAGAGATATACTAAGTGAGAGCAAGTTGAGGGATCATTTACATGGATCTGAATATGTGCTTACATACGAAGATAGGGATGGTGACTGGATGCTTGTTGGCGAAATCCCCTGGGA GATGTTCATTGATTCATGCAAAAGGCTGAAAATCATGAAGGGCTCTGATGCAATTGGCTTAG CCCCAAGAGCAATGGAGAAAACCAAAAATAGGATTTAG
- the LOC111782247 gene encoding auxin-responsive protein IAA9-like isoform X1 — translation MSLPLLNSEEEVHGNVPVVAASPSMDCLSQNGAKFRERNYLRLSPCSSVDSSAMSNLSEENKRNLNLKATELRLGLPGSMSPEREQEFSLMSAGEPDEKTLLQLLPSKDGYSGVSQKNIVSGNKRGFSDTMEGYSEVKGPLYTERNWMFHAASSDPESSYPVSQGKFHANSGLNAMLSSRPSGPQPNATKEFPLKGLQEWPCETKGTGHVHKGASNDHNNAPASRAQVVGWPPIKSFRKNSLVANSKNNDEVDGKPGSGALFVKVSMEGAPYLRKVDLRTYSTYQELSSALEKMFSCFTIGQCGSHGAPGRDILSESKLRDHLHGSEYVLTYEDRDGDWMLVGEIPWEMFIDSCKRLKIMKGSDAIGLGTVYPKSNGENQK, via the exons ATGTCACTCCCACTGCTCAATTCTGAAGAGGAGGTTCATGGCAATGTCCCTGTAGTGGCTGCTTCACCTTCTATGGACTGTCTTTCCCAAAATGGTGCCAAGTTTAGAGAGCGCAACTACCTCCGGCTATCGCCCTGTTCTTCAGTGGACAGCTCTGCCATGTCAAACTTGTCCgaggagaacaaaagaaaTCTCAATTTAAAAGCTACAGAATTGAGACTTGGTCTACCTGGATCTATGTCACCTGAAAGAGAACAGGAATTTAGCTTGATGAGCGCTGGAGAACCTGATGAGAAAACTCTACTTCAATTGCTCCCTTCAAAGGATGGGTATAGTGGGGTTTCACAGAAAAATATTGTTTCTGGCAACAAAAGAGGTTTCTCTGATACCATGGAAGGGTACTCAGAGGTGAAAGGTCCCCTTTACACAGAAAGAAATTGGATGTTTCATGCAGCCAGTTCCGATCCTGAGTCTTCATATCCTGTGAGCCAAGGGAAATTTCATGCTAATTCAGGGCTAAATGCAATGCTATCGTCAAGGCCTTCTGGACCTCAGCCAAATGCAACCAAAGAATTTCCCTTAAAGGGATTACAGGAATGGCCTTGTGAAACTAAAGGAACTGGCCATGTCCATAAAGGTGCTTCAAATGACCACAATAACGCCCCAGCTTCAAG GGCGCAGGTTGTTGGTTGGCCACCTATTAAATCATTCCGCAAGAATTCATTGGTCGCTAACTCTAAAAACAATGATGAGGTTGATGGAAAACCAGGTTCAGGTGCCCTTTTTGTCAAGGTGAGCATGGAGGGTGCTCCATATTTGAGGAAGGTTGATCTGAGAACATACTCCACGTATCAGGAATTATCTTCTGCTCTTGAGAAGATGTTTAGCTGTTTTACTATAG GTCAGTGTGGATCCCATGGAGCTCCAGGGAGAGATATACTAAGTGAGAGCAAGTTGAGGGATCATTTACATGGATCTGAATATGTGCTTACATACGAAGATAGGGATGGTGACTGGATGCTTGTTGGCGAAATCCCCTGGGA GATGTTCATTGATTCATGCAAAAGGCTGAAAATCATGAAGGGCTCTGATGCAATTGGCTTAGGTACAGTGTA CCCCAAGAGCAATGGAGAAAACCAAAAATAG